A genomic segment from Aegilops tauschii subsp. strangulata cultivar AL8/78 chromosome 1, Aet v6.0, whole genome shotgun sequence encodes:
- the LOC109780823 gene encoding uncharacterized protein codes for MPTPGGYALVHDRTIVAERRTCRFSWVLVDSGNNINILYRDTMTQLGIEATHLQPTRMLFHDIVSGLSCSPVDRIRLDVLLGTNDHFRRGPIWFEVVDLSSPYHVLLGRPALAKFMAVPHYAYLKMKLPGPKGLITVVGDYKKSLECAKAGSKMAESLVVTEERRQSTGS; via the coding sequence ATGCCCACGCCGGGCGGCTACGCCCTTGTCCACGACCGCACCATAGTCGCCGAAAGGCGCACCTGCCGCTTTTCGTGGGTCCTCGTCGATAGCGGCAAcaacatcaacatcctctaccgtgACACCATGACCCAGCTTGGCATCGAGGCCACGCACCTACAGCCGACCCGGATGCTGTTCCACGACATCGTGTCGGGTCTCTCTTGCTCCCCGGTCGACCGGATCCGGCTCGACGTCCTATTAGGCACCAATGACCACTTCCGGCGCGGGCCCatttggtttgaggtggtggacctgtccagcCCCTACCACGTGTTGCTAGGCCGGCCCGCGTTGGCAAAGTTCATGGCGGTTCCCCattacgcctacctgaagatgaagttGCCAGGTCCCAAGGGCCTCATCACTGTTGTTGGCGACTACAAGAAATCCCTAGAGTGCGCCAAAGCCGGCTCCAAGATGGCTGAGTCACTGGTCGTCACCGAGGAGAGGCGCCAGTCGACCGGATCATAG
- the LOC141028803 gene encoding uncharacterized protein translates to MSGIRLDLASIARPQSNGQVERANGLILAGIKPRLVELLVHSPGSWLDELSAVLWSLQMMPNRSSGFMPFFLVYGVEAIIPTDVEFDSPRFTLHTEAEAKAAREDGVGLLEEAGLVALNRSAIYQQGLRHYDSEKIKSLALREGYLVLRLI, encoded by the coding sequence ATGTCTGGCATCCGGCTCGACCTAGCCTCAATTGCGCGCCcccagtcaaacggccaggtggaGCGGGCCAATGGCCTAATTCTGGCCGGGATCAAACCACGGCTTGTCGAGCTGCTTGTGCACTCACCCGGCAGCTGGCTCGATGAGTtgtcggccgtcctctggagcctccaaatgatgcccaaccgGTCGAGTGGCTTCAtgccattcttcctcgtctacggagtcGAAGCCATCATCCCCACCGATGTCGAGTTCGACTCCCCCCGATTCACCTTGCACACGGAAGCCGAAGCCAAAGCAGCACGCGAAGACGGCGTCGGCCTGCTCGAGGAGGCGGGCCTCGTGGCCCTCAACCGGtcggccatctaccagcaaggcctgcgccacTACGACAGCGAGAAAATCAAGTCGCTCGCATTACGCGAGGGatatctggtgctccggctcatctaA